The following are encoded in a window of Bradyrhizobium sp. WBOS07 genomic DNA:
- a CDS encoding site-specific DNA-methyltransferase → MVESRRGASARAPRTNFESPSHRVILGDCVAEMSKLQAGSVDLVFADPPYNLQLKGDLKRPDESHVDAVDDDWDKFDSFSAYDDFTRAWLLAARRAMKPSATIWVIGSYHNIFRVGAIMQDLGFWLLNDIVWRKSNPMPNFRGRRFTNAHETMIWAARDEKAKGYTFNYEALKAANEDVQARSDWLIPLCTGEERLKGADGKKVHPTQKPEGLLARVLLSSSKPGDLVIDPFNGTGTTGAVAKRLGRSYIGFERDRTYAKAAEARIAAVEPLPEASLAPFMTAREAPRVAFSELIERGMIMPGTKLFDAKKQLGALVRADGAIMFGDKVGSIHRIGAVAQGAQACNGWTFWHVETKKGLKLIDELRAEIRAGMTAE, encoded by the coding sequence ATGGTAGAGTCGCGTCGCGGGGCGTCTGCAAGGGCGCCCCGCACAAATTTCGAGTCTCCGTCGCATCGCGTCATCCTCGGTGATTGCGTCGCCGAGATGTCGAAGCTTCAGGCCGGTTCGGTCGATCTCGTGTTCGCCGACCCGCCCTACAATCTCCAGCTCAAGGGCGATCTCAAGCGCCCTGACGAATCCCACGTCGACGCCGTCGACGACGACTGGGACAAGTTCGATTCGTTCTCCGCCTATGACGATTTCACCCGGGCCTGGCTGCTTGCCGCACGCCGCGCGATGAAGCCGTCGGCGACGATCTGGGTGATCGGCTCCTATCACAACATCTTCCGCGTCGGCGCCATCATGCAGGACCTCGGCTTCTGGCTCCTGAACGACATCGTCTGGCGCAAGTCGAACCCGATGCCGAATTTCCGCGGCCGCCGCTTCACCAACGCGCACGAGACCATGATCTGGGCCGCGCGCGACGAGAAGGCCAAGGGCTACACGTTCAACTACGAGGCGCTGAAGGCCGCCAACGAGGACGTGCAGGCACGGTCCGATTGGCTGATTCCGCTCTGCACCGGCGAGGAGCGCCTCAAGGGCGCCGACGGCAAGAAAGTGCATCCGACGCAGAAGCCCGAAGGCCTGCTCGCGCGCGTGCTGCTGTCCTCGTCGAAGCCCGGCGATCTCGTGATCGACCCCTTCAACGGCACCGGCACCACCGGCGCGGTCGCCAAGCGCCTCGGCCGCTCCTATATCGGCTTCGAGCGCGACAGGACCTACGCCAAGGCCGCCGAAGCGCGCATCGCCGCGGTCGAGCCGCTGCCGGAAGCGAGCCTCGCCCCGTTCATGACCGCGCGCGAGGCGCCGCGGGTCGCGTTCTCCGAGCTGATCGAGCGCGGCATGATCATGCCCGGCACGAAGCTGTTCGACGCCAAGAAGCAGCTCGGTGCGCTGGTGCGCGCCGACGGCGCCATCATGTTCGGCGACAAGGTCGGCTCGATCCACCGCATCGGCGCGGTGGCGCAAGGCGCGCAGGCCTGCAACGGCTGGACCTTCTGGCACGTCGAGACCAAGAAGGGTCTCAAGCTGATCGACGAGCTGCGCGCCGAAATCCGCGCGGGTATGACGGCGGAGTAG
- a CDS encoding RMD1 family protein has translation MNADQIAVGASPLSPKQAAPTLRIRALMLGDRINASGLEIGTLVSSTPAAYRVHAGLAVIFRYGVVVLIGLLPSEEKVLIDNLTSRVTGELSPYEEEIAQAQLCSDEAAEAIQPGGPICLAKFSDDRLLLVADALAKSTSLARDERRVAAVFDVIEPFARELAEHGRTPQRRKGILQLIGNALLVQQRVAGRVAIAEKPDVLWEKPELDRLYSRLEDEYELKERLDTLERKLTAVSETANALTDIIDTQRSLRLEIAVVVLILIEVAMGSFQLLTGSGH, from the coding sequence ATGAACGCCGATCAAATCGCCGTCGGCGCGTCGCCGCTCTCGCCGAAGCAGGCTGCGCCCACCTTACGGATCCGGGCGCTGATGCTGGGCGACCGCATCAATGCTTCCGGCCTGGAGATTGGGACGCTGGTCTCTTCCACCCCGGCGGCCTACCGGGTCCATGCCGGTCTCGCCGTGATCTTCCGCTACGGCGTCGTGGTGCTGATCGGCCTGCTCCCGTCGGAGGAGAAGGTGCTCATCGACAACCTGACGTCACGCGTGACCGGAGAGCTCAGCCCCTACGAAGAAGAGATCGCGCAGGCTCAGCTCTGCAGCGATGAGGCCGCCGAGGCGATCCAGCCGGGCGGGCCGATCTGCCTTGCCAAATTCTCCGACGACCGGCTGCTGCTGGTTGCGGATGCGCTCGCCAAGAGCACGTCGCTGGCCCGCGACGAGCGGCGCGTCGCCGCGGTCTTCGACGTGATCGAGCCGTTTGCACGGGAGCTCGCCGAACACGGCCGCACGCCGCAACGGCGCAAGGGCATCCTGCAATTGATCGGCAATGCGTTGCTGGTGCAGCAGCGGGTCGCCGGCCGCGTCGCCATCGCCGAGAAGCCCGACGTGCTCTGGGAGAAGCCCGAGCTCGATCGGCTCTATTCGCGCCTGGAGGACGAGTACGAGCTGAAGGAGCGCCTCGACACGCTCGAGCGTAAGCTCACCGCAGTGTCGGAGACCGCCAACGCACTGACCGACATCATCGACACCCAGCGCTCGCTCCGCCTGGAGATTGCCGTCGTGGTGCTGATCCTGATCGAGGTCGCGATGGGGAGTTTCCAGCTCCTGACCGGCAGCGGTCACTGA
- a CDS encoding glutathione S-transferase family protein, whose protein sequence is MLKFYFNGSPNPTKVALYLEEAGLPYEPVKIDTRKGEQFAPDYLKINPNGKVPAIDDNGTIVFDSNAILLYLAEKTGKFLPAASLRGETLSWLMFVATGVGPYSGQAVHFKHFAPKDQNHDYAHNRYQYETDRHYKILDARLEGRRYMVGDSYSIVDMALWGWARMLPFKLGDDAVARYPNVKRLLDEISARPAAERAIALKDKFTFKAEMDDEARANMFKHMTTKVA, encoded by the coding sequence ATGCTCAAATTCTATTTCAACGGATCGCCGAACCCGACCAAGGTCGCGCTCTACCTGGAAGAAGCAGGCCTGCCGTACGAGCCCGTGAAGATCGACACCCGCAAGGGCGAGCAATTCGCGCCCGACTATCTGAAGATCAATCCGAACGGCAAGGTGCCGGCCATCGACGACAACGGGACGATCGTGTTCGATTCCAACGCCATCCTGCTCTATCTCGCCGAGAAGACCGGCAAGTTCCTGCCCGCCGCCAGCCTGCGCGGCGAGACGCTGTCATGGCTGATGTTCGTCGCCACCGGCGTCGGCCCCTATTCGGGCCAGGCGGTGCACTTCAAGCATTTTGCACCGAAGGACCAGAACCACGACTACGCCCACAACCGCTACCAGTACGAGACCGATCGCCACTACAAGATTCTCGACGCCCGGCTCGAAGGCCGCCGCTACATGGTCGGCGACAGCTATTCGATCGTCGACATGGCGCTGTGGGGCTGGGCGCGGATGCTGCCGTTCAAGCTCGGCGACGACGCCGTCGCGCGATACCCGAACGTGAAGCGGCTGCTGGACGAGATCTCGGCGCGCCCCGCAGCAGAGCGCGCGATCGCCCTGAAGGACAAGTTCACCTTCAAGGCCGAGATGGACGACGAGGCGCGCGCCAACATGTTCAAGCACATGACGACCAAGGTCGCCTGA
- a CDS encoding glycosyl transferase: protein MLSVIIPTEGVEQTAVATLAALVPGAAAGVVREVLLVDGTRNGVIERVADVAGCRFVGFEGTSQGAALAAGALQARSPWLMFLPAGAVLETGWIEETTQFIQAVASSGRDRAAVFRYARSPYADTGLRDIIRAVARGLIGPLGGQGLLIARDHYDRIGGYPPQARHSEAQLLRRLGRSSRTMLRSRIVMIN, encoded by the coding sequence ATGCTGAGCGTCATCATCCCGACCGAAGGCGTCGAGCAGACGGCGGTGGCGACTCTGGCCGCGCTGGTGCCCGGCGCCGCCGCCGGTGTGGTCCGGGAAGTGCTCCTGGTCGACGGCACCCGCAACGGGGTGATCGAGCGCGTCGCCGACGTCGCAGGCTGCCGTTTCGTCGGCTTCGAGGGGACCTCGCAGGGCGCCGCGCTCGCCGCCGGCGCGCTCCAGGCGCGTTCGCCCTGGTTGATGTTCCTGCCCGCCGGCGCCGTGCTGGAAACCGGCTGGATCGAGGAGACCACCCAGTTCATCCAGGCGGTCGCGAGCAGCGGACGGGACCGGGCCGCGGTGTTCCGCTATGCGCGCTCGCCTTATGCAGATACCGGATTGCGCGACATCATCCGGGCCGTGGCACGCGGTCTGATCGGCCCGCTCGGAGGCCAGGGACTTCTGATTGCCCGTGATCATTACGACCGGATCGGCGGCTACCCGCCGCAGGCTCGGCATTCCGAGGCACAGCTGCTCCGGCGCCTCGGCCGTTCGTCCCGCACCATGCTGCGCAGCCGCATCGTCATGATCAACTGA
- the moaB gene encoding molybdenum cofactor biosynthesis protein B — protein sequence MASIDETKQFIPLNIAVLTVSDTRALADDKSGQTLVDRLTAAGHHLAAREIVTDDIEAIRDVVRRWIADAGVDVVITTGGTGFTGRDVTPEAVEPLFEKRMDGFSIAFHMLSHAKIGTSTIQSRATAGVAGATYIFCLPGSPGACRDGWDGILAAQLDYRTRPCNFVEIMPRLDEHLRRPKAQGATA from the coding sequence GTGGCTTCCATCGACGAAACCAAGCAGTTCATCCCGCTCAATATCGCGGTGCTCACGGTGTCGGACACGCGCGCGCTGGCGGACGACAAGTCCGGCCAGACGCTGGTCGATCGTCTCACCGCTGCCGGTCACCATCTCGCCGCGCGCGAGATTGTCACCGACGACATCGAGGCGATCCGCGACGTCGTTCGCCGCTGGATCGCGGATGCCGGCGTCGACGTCGTCATCACCACCGGCGGCACCGGCTTTACCGGGCGCGACGTCACGCCGGAGGCAGTCGAGCCGCTGTTCGAAAAGCGCATGGACGGTTTCTCGATCGCATTCCACATGCTGAGCCACGCCAAGATCGGCACGTCGACGATCCAGAGCCGCGCCACTGCAGGCGTTGCGGGTGCGACCTACATCTTCTGCCTGCCGGGCTCCCCCGGCGCCTGTCGCGACGGCTGGGACGGCATCCTCGCGGCCCAGCTCGACTATCGCACGCGGCCCTGCAATTTCGTCGAGATCATGCCGCGGCTGGACGAGCATCTGCGAAGGCCGAAGGCCCAGGGCGCGACGGCGTAG
- a CDS encoding neutral zinc metallopeptidase, with amino-acid sequence MRYDDFRRSDDIEDRRDEGGGFGGGGGGGFGLPMGGGGLGIGTIIILGLVGYAFGIDPRILIGGAEILTGGGQAPSYQTDRQASSGKRGAPTDEMGSMISGILGELDDRWSEIFQASGQSYTGPKIVLFRNATNGGRCGMAQSAMGPFYCPPDRTIFLDTGFFREVETRFRGCSGKSACNFTTAYIIAHEVGHHIQNQLGIIPRVTRLQQQAGSKAEANALQVKVELQADCLSGVWVNREAKKRPNFLEPGDIEAALSTASAIGDDTLQRQSTGRVVPDSFTHGSAAQRKQWFMTGYQQGTVQACNTFGAGAL; translated from the coding sequence ATGCGTTACGATGACTTCCGCCGCAGCGACGACATCGAGGATCGTCGCGACGAAGGTGGCGGCTTTGGCGGCGGCGGAGGCGGCGGATTCGGCCTGCCGATGGGCGGCGGCGGGCTCGGCATCGGCACCATCATCATCCTCGGTCTCGTCGGTTACGCCTTCGGCATCGATCCGCGCATCCTGATCGGCGGCGCCGAGATCCTCACCGGCGGCGGCCAGGCTCCGAGCTACCAGACCGACCGCCAGGCCTCCTCCGGCAAGCGCGGCGCGCCGACCGACGAGATGGGCAGCATGATCTCCGGAATCCTCGGCGAGCTCGACGATCGCTGGAGCGAGATCTTCCAGGCCTCGGGCCAGTCCTATACCGGGCCGAAGATCGTGCTGTTCCGCAACGCCACCAATGGCGGGCGCTGCGGCATGGCGCAGTCGGCGATGGGCCCGTTCTATTGTCCGCCGGACCGCACCATCTTCCTCGACACCGGTTTCTTCCGCGAGGTCGAGACGCGCTTCCGCGGCTGCTCCGGCAAGTCGGCGTGCAATTTCACCACCGCCTACATCATCGCGCACGAGGTCGGTCACCACATCCAGAACCAGCTCGGCATCATTCCGCGGGTGACGCGGCTGCAGCAGCAGGCGGGCTCGAAGGCAGAGGCGAATGCGCTCCAGGTGAAGGTCGAACTGCAGGCCGATTGCCTGTCCGGCGTCTGGGTCAATCGCGAGGCCAAGAAACGTCCGAACTTCCTCGAGCCTGGCGATATCGAGGCTGCACTGAGCACGGCGAGCGCGATCGGCGACGATACGCTGCAGCGCCAGTCGACGGGCCGCGTCGTCCCGGATTCCTTCACCCACGGCTCGGCGGCGCAGCGCAAGCAATGGTTCATGACCGGCTATCAGCAGGGCACGGTCCAGGCCTGCAACACGTTCGGAGCGGGGGCGCTGTAG
- a CDS encoding methyl-accepting chemotaxis protein: MPKFRLRIRGRLYAGFMALVAVGLVMAVVAVWNLRAVQDQVGRQSALSDSTARVLEISTHLQAIQRANLRYIYDANEPAMKEAQERETAATELLRVGATGTLSEERRALYNGLIDDVAKMRRLRDNLGDAVNEARTGKATLLPSGEELAVKMAKLVDTARAAVDEDTAALVADLESRVLLVRVANWRFLALRDTQGPANFRASVDRAAQRLAAIEKSPQAGELRSTLAPVKTALGIYKSAFETTSAAMLQADEIYHKNLAPLIVDSIGRLKAAETTLKKDYQDSRTHAEDVIAGTTTIQEVAGGLAILFGGIVAFLIARSIVGPLTSMTRAMGLIAGGNFAVEIPGRGKADEIGDMAKAIQVFKDNMIDTERMRAEQAELEARQAESRKEDMARLADQFEQAVGEIVNTVSSASNELEASAGTLTTTASRAQNLSTEVASASQEASANVQAVASATEELSSSVSEIARQVQESARIAGEAVGQASKTNAHVGELSKAAARIGDVVELISTIAGQTNLLALNATIEAARAGDAGRGFAVVASEVKALAEQTAKATGEIGQQISNIQVATEQSVGAIREISGTIERLSEISSAVAAAVEQQGAATQEISRNVQQAAHGTQRVSTNIGDVQRGASETGSASSQVLSAARSLSADSSRLKQEVARFLSSVHAA, translated from the coding sequence ATGCCGAAGTTTCGTTTGCGGATCAGGGGACGGCTGTACGCAGGCTTCATGGCCCTGGTGGCGGTTGGTCTCGTGATGGCCGTGGTGGCGGTCTGGAATTTGCGGGCGGTGCAGGATCAGGTCGGAAGACAATCCGCGCTCTCGGACAGCACGGCGCGGGTGCTGGAGATCTCGACCCACCTGCAGGCCATCCAGCGCGCCAATCTGCGCTACATCTACGATGCCAACGAACCCGCGATGAAAGAAGCGCAAGAGCGCGAAACCGCGGCGACCGAGCTGTTGCGGGTCGGCGCGACGGGGACGCTCTCGGAGGAGCGGCGGGCGCTCTACAACGGCCTCATCGACGACGTCGCCAAGATGCGACGCCTGCGTGACAACCTCGGAGACGCCGTCAACGAGGCGAGAACGGGCAAGGCGACGTTGCTGCCGAGCGGCGAAGAGCTGGCCGTGAAAATGGCCAAGCTGGTCGATACGGCGCGCGCAGCCGTCGACGAAGACACCGCGGCCCTCGTTGCCGACCTCGAATCCAGGGTCCTCCTGGTTCGGGTCGCCAACTGGCGTTTCCTGGCCCTGCGCGACACCCAGGGGCCGGCCAACTTCCGGGCCAGTGTGGACAGGGCGGCGCAACGGCTCGCGGCGATCGAAAAGAGCCCGCAGGCAGGGGAATTGCGATCCACGCTCGCGCCGGTGAAGACCGCGCTCGGCATCTACAAATCCGCGTTCGAGACGACCTCCGCCGCGATGCTCCAGGCCGACGAGATCTACCACAAGAACCTCGCACCGCTCATCGTCGACAGCATCGGCAGGCTCAAGGCCGCTGAAACGACCCTGAAGAAGGACTATCAGGACTCGCGCACCCATGCCGAAGACGTGATCGCCGGCACGACGACCATTCAGGAGGTTGCAGGCGGTCTTGCCATCCTGTTCGGCGGCATCGTCGCCTTCCTGATCGCCCGCAGCATCGTCGGTCCCCTGACCTCGATGACGCGTGCGATGGGGCTGATTGCCGGCGGCAATTTCGCGGTCGAGATTCCCGGTCGCGGCAAGGCCGACGAGATCGGCGACATGGCCAAGGCGATCCAGGTGTTCAAGGACAACATGATCGACACCGAGCGCATGCGCGCCGAGCAGGCCGAGCTCGAGGCGCGGCAGGCCGAAAGCCGCAAAGAGGACATGGCCAGGCTGGCGGACCAGTTCGAACAGGCCGTCGGCGAGATCGTCAACACGGTGTCGTCGGCGTCGAACGAGCTCGAAGCCTCCGCCGGCACTTTGACCACGACCGCCTCGCGGGCGCAGAATTTGTCGACGGAGGTGGCCAGCGCCTCGCAGGAGGCGTCGGCCAATGTGCAGGCGGTCGCCTCGGCGACCGAGGAGCTCTCCTCCTCGGTGTCCGAGATCGCCCGCCAAGTGCAGGAATCCGCCCGGATCGCCGGCGAGGCCGTCGGTCAGGCGAGCAAGACCAACGCGCATGTCGGTGAACTCTCCAAGGCCGCCGCGCGAATCGGCGACGTGGTCGAGCTGATCAGCACCATCGCCGGCCAGACCAACCTGTTGGCGCTGAATGCCACCATCGAGGCGGCGCGCGCCGGCGATGCCGGCCGCGGCTTTGCCGTGGTCGCTTCCGAGGTCAAGGCGCTGGCCGAGCAGACCGCGAAAGCCACCGGCGAGATCGGCCAGCAGATCTCCAACATCCAGGTTGCGACCGAGCAGTCGGTCGGCGCCATCAGGGAGATCAGCGGCACCATCGAGCGGCTGTCGGAGATTTCGTCGGCGGTCGCCGCCGCCGTGGAGCAGCAGGGCGCGGCGACGCAGGAGATTTCCCGCAACGTCCAGCAAGCGGCGCACGGTACGCAGCGCGTCTCGACCAATATCGGCGACGTGCAGCGCGGCGCTTCCGAAACCGGATCGGCCTCGTCCCAGGTGCTGTCCGCGGCGCGTTCGCTGTCGGCCGACAGCAGCCGGCTGAAGCAGGAAGTCGCCAGGTTCCTGAGCTCGGTTCACGCCGCCTGA
- a CDS encoding helix-turn-helix domain-containing GNAT family N-acetyltransferase: MPIDATDDPIAAVRAFNRFYTRKLGVLDQHLGESPFSLSEARVLYELAQRDELAAKEIGSELGLDPGYLSRIVQSFDEKGLIARRPLPADRRQYQLSLTAKGRQAFAKLNLNSQNEVAAMLAQLSASDVSQLTQAMATIESVLEQRRSQPAAVMLRSHRVGDMGWVISRQGAAYAADYNWDISYEALVAEICAQFIRNYDAAREHCWIAELGGEPVGSVFLVKATDETAKLRLLQVEKKARGLGVGRALVEQCIQGARERGYSKMTLWTQSILVAARGIYKSAGFKLVATEPHHSFGQDLIGETWERDL, translated from the coding sequence ATGCCGATCGACGCTACCGACGACCCCATTGCAGCGGTCCGCGCCTTCAACCGCTTCTATACCCGCAAGCTTGGCGTGCTCGACCAGCATCTGGGAGAGAGCCCGTTTTCCCTCAGCGAAGCCCGGGTGCTGTATGAGCTCGCGCAACGCGACGAGCTGGCGGCCAAAGAGATCGGAAGCGAGCTCGGTCTCGACCCCGGCTATCTCAGCCGCATCGTCCAGAGCTTCGATGAAAAGGGGCTGATCGCGCGCAGGCCCCTGCCCGCGGATCGCAGGCAATATCAGCTCAGCCTCACCGCCAAGGGCCGCCAGGCGTTCGCCAAGCTGAACCTGAACTCGCAGAATGAGGTTGCCGCAATGCTGGCTCAGCTTTCGGCCAGCGATGTCTCGCAGCTCACGCAGGCCATGGCGACCATCGAATCCGTGCTGGAGCAACGCCGAAGCCAGCCCGCGGCTGTCATGCTGCGCAGCCATCGCGTCGGCGACATGGGCTGGGTCATCTCCCGACAAGGCGCCGCCTATGCCGCGGACTACAATTGGGACATCAGCTACGAGGCGCTGGTCGCCGAGATCTGCGCACAATTCATCAGGAACTACGACGCCGCGCGCGAGCATTGCTGGATCGCGGAATTGGGCGGCGAGCCGGTCGGCTCGGTCTTCCTGGTCAAGGCGACGGACGAGACCGCCAAGCTGCGCCTGTTGCAGGTGGAGAAGAAGGCGCGCGGTCTCGGCGTCGGCCGCGCGCTGGTCGAGCAGTGCATCCAGGGCGCGCGCGAGCGGGGTTACAGCAAGATGACGCTGTGGACGCAGAGCATCCTGGTCGCCGCGCGCGGCATCTACAAGAGTGCAGGCTTCAAGCTGGTCGCCACCGAGCCGCATCACAGTTTTGGGCAGGATCTGATCGGCGAGACCTGGGAGCGTGATCTCTGA
- a CDS encoding HWE histidine kinase domain-containing protein translates to MNEAVNLTNCDREPIHIPGSVQPFGFLLAVLSDFTICMASDNVGSFLGSDVADLLQRPLSTVISEAAVATIRSHVDHLSGPDATERLFGLELQAGKPLYDLSIHFSGVYLIVEAEPSVHEPGVNSGELVRLMLDRIRKTRGMTDLAREAARQLKVLTGFDRVMVYQFHPDGSGEVIAETAEAGLESFLGLHYPASDIPRQARILYQRNWLRIIADINSRPAALVSTPTHNAGLLDLSMSVLRSVSPIHIEYLRNMGVAASMSVSILRDGKLWGLFACHHYSPRYISFDKRTASELFGQMFSWIVEGREREGDVAYEARAHQVQERLIEIAASHEHSRRAIVDFLGDYRKMIDCDGVAVWSDNKIVLQGETPTEDEVKDLVAFINRNSPGRIFASAEIAKIYAAGQAFRDRAAGFLAIPISRTPRDCLIFFRREVTRSVNWAGAPDKVYDEGPNGPRLTPRKSFELWQETVAGQSKPWSAADIRIAESLRVTLLEVILQLSDLAARERRGAQERQELMIAELNHRVRNILSLVRALVAQSKDTATNVEEFASVLGGRIQALARAHDQITNLNWAPVALRTLVESEAGAYLGARAGRIKMGGPDVALDPKAFATLALVVHEMMTNSAKYGALADSTGSVEVVWRLDPSSSLVIEWKESGGPPVQPPSRRGFGTTIIERSVPFDLKGDAEIRFDLLGVQAKFVIPANFVEFVPSIAGAAMRIEEQQSSRPRLSETALIVEDNLIIAMAAEVILLDLGARHVDTAASVDQALRSIERSRPSFALLDLNLGNESSIKVAQKLKEIGVPFIFATGYGERAPLPAELASVPVVQKPYTLEVVEHALGKLQQASVL, encoded by the coding sequence ATGAACGAGGCGGTCAATCTCACCAATTGCGATCGCGAGCCGATCCATATTCCGGGCAGCGTGCAGCCGTTCGGCTTCTTGCTCGCTGTGCTCTCGGATTTCACCATTTGCATGGCCTCCGACAATGTCGGCAGCTTTCTCGGAAGCGACGTTGCCGATCTGCTTCAGCGGCCGTTGTCGACCGTCATCTCCGAAGCCGCTGTCGCGACCATCCGCAGCCATGTCGACCATCTGAGCGGACCGGATGCCACCGAGCGCCTGTTCGGTCTCGAGCTCCAGGCCGGCAAGCCGCTTTACGATCTCTCGATCCACTTCTCCGGCGTCTACCTGATCGTCGAAGCGGAGCCGAGCGTCCACGAGCCGGGCGTCAATTCCGGCGAGCTGGTCCGCCTGATGCTCGACCGGATCCGCAAGACCCGCGGCATGACCGATCTCGCGCGTGAGGCGGCGCGGCAGCTCAAGGTGCTGACCGGCTTCGACCGGGTCATGGTCTACCAGTTTCATCCCGACGGATCGGGCGAAGTGATCGCCGAGACTGCGGAAGCCGGGCTCGAATCCTTCCTCGGTCTGCATTACCCGGCCTCCGACATTCCACGGCAGGCCCGCATCCTCTATCAGCGCAACTGGCTACGCATCATTGCCGATATCAACTCCAGGCCGGCTGCGCTGGTGTCTACCCCCACGCACAATGCCGGGCTGCTCGACCTTTCGATGAGCGTGCTGCGCTCGGTCTCGCCGATTCACATCGAATATCTGCGCAACATGGGCGTTGCCGCCTCGATGTCGGTCTCGATCCTGCGTGACGGCAAGCTGTGGGGCCTGTTCGCCTGCCATCATTATTCGCCGCGCTACATCTCGTTCGACAAGCGGACGGCGTCCGAGCTGTTCGGGCAGATGTTCTCCTGGATCGTCGAGGGGCGCGAACGCGAGGGCGACGTCGCCTATGAAGCCCGCGCCCATCAGGTCCAGGAGCGGCTGATCGAGATCGCGGCCTCGCACGAGCACAGTCGGCGCGCGATCGTCGATTTCCTCGGCGACTATCGCAAGATGATCGACTGCGACGGCGTCGCAGTGTGGTCCGACAACAAGATCGTGCTCCAGGGCGAGACGCCGACCGAGGACGAGGTGAAGGATCTCGTCGCCTTCATCAACCGGAATTCGCCGGGGCGCATCTTCGCCAGCGCCGAGATCGCCAAGATCTATGCCGCCGGCCAGGCGTTCCGCGACCGCGCCGCGGGGTTTCTCGCCATTCCGATCTCGCGAACGCCGCGCGACTGCCTGATCTTCTTCCGCCGTGAGGTCACGCGGTCCGTGAATTGGGCCGGCGCTCCCGACAAGGTCTACGACGAGGGTCCGAACGGACCGCGGCTGACGCCGCGCAAGAGTTTCGAGCTCTGGCAGGAGACGGTGGCGGGCCAGTCGAAGCCGTGGTCGGCGGCCGACATCCGCATCGCCGAGAGCCTGCGCGTCACTCTGCTGGAAGTGATCCTGCAATTGTCCGATCTCGCCGCGCGTGAGCGCCGCGGTGCGCAGGAGCGGCAGGAGCTGATGATCGCCGAGCTCAACCACCGCGTCCGCAACATCCTGAGCCTGGTCCGCGCGCTGGTGGCGCAGAGCAAGGACACCGCGACGAACGTGGAGGAGTTTGCCAGCGTCCTCGGCGGCCGTATCCAGGCTCTGGCCCGCGCCCACGACCAGATCACCAATCTGAACTGGGCGCCGGTGGCGCTGCGGACCCTCGTCGAATCCGAGGCCGGCGCCTATCTCGGCGCGCGTGCAGGCCGGATCAAGATGGGCGGGCCCGATGTCGCGCTCGATCCCAAGGCGTTTGCGACGCTGGCGCTCGTTGTCCACGAGATGATGACCAATTCCGCCAAATATGGCGCGCTCGCCGATTCCACCGGCAGCGTCGAGGTGGTCTGGCGGCTCGATCCGTCGTCGAGCCTCGTGATCGAATGGAAGGAAAGCGGCGGCCCGCCGGTGCAGCCGCCGTCGCGGCGGGGCTTCGGCACCACGATCATCGAACGCTCGGTGCCGTTCGATCTCAAGGGCGATGCCGAGATCCGCTTCGATCTTCTGGGGGTGCAGGCGAAGTTCGTCATCCCCGCAAATTTCGTAGAATTCGTGCCATCAATAGCAGGAGCCGCCATGCGCATCGAGGAGCAACAGTCCAGCCGTCCCCGGCTGTCTGAGACCGCGCTGATTGTCGAGGACAATCTGATCATCGCAATGGCGGCGGAGGTCATCCTGCTCGATCTCGGCGCCCGCCACGTCGACACCGCCGCCAGCGTCGATCAGGCGCTGCGTTCGATCGAGCGTTCGCGGCCGAGCTTTGCTCTGCTCGATCTCAACCTCGGCAACGAGAGCAGCATCAAGGTGGCGCAGAAACTGAAAGAGATCGGCGTGCCCTTCATCTTCGCAACCGGCTATGGCGAGCGCGCGCCGCTTCCGGCCGAGCTTGCCTCGGTGCCGGTCGTCCAGAAGCCGTACACGCTCGAAGTGGTCGAGCACGCACTCGGCAAATTGCAGCAGGCCAGCGTCCTCTAG